The Kogia breviceps isolate mKogBre1 chromosome 2, mKogBre1 haplotype 1, whole genome shotgun sequence genome segment CCATCGTGTTTTCTATTCCCTGAAGTTAGGCATAACTCACAAAATGGCCACAGATCTACCAAAACGATGTTCCTTTAAGTCCCAACATCAGTGGCCGAGGCAAAAGTAGTAAGAAGTATTGCTTTTTGGCAACTTACCAACTTTGCCGTAGGCTACAAGTTGAATGCTGGGCTTCAGTGCGTTCTGTACCCTCCTCTCCAGTAACTACACAAACACACTTTAATATCAAAGAAGTTTAATACGCTGCAATAAAATAAGCGCCTAGGAAAAGCTCATGGAATAGATGTCAACGTTAGAGAAATCCCGCCCACACATCCTCTAGCTCCATAAACCAACCCTCAAAACCAAACTAGAAAATCtgaaacaacaaaggaaatcCTTCCAAGCTTGGATTTCAGTGAGGGCCCCTTTACCAATAACAAGAACACAGTTTCCTACATGGTCTAATAGGaaagtaaaacacagaagcacaaaaAGTCCACAAGATTTCAATATTTAAGAGACTTGGTACATATTCAAAGTTAAAATAACTCCAACTTTTATAGCTATACATATTGTTTTAAAGcaacttaatatattttaaatttcatatatacaCTCTCAAAGGTTCTTCAGGTGAGGTATGTAAACATTGTCTAATGAAAAATTTTCAATGTTTCAAACCAACAAATTCACAGCATACATTGAATTTTCTTCCATAAAAGACACAGTATTTTCCTACACTCACTAACATAGTGGAAGTCCAGGCCCAAGGGATACATGCTGATCATCCGGATTACCATTTGCAGAAATTCTCATTTCGCTACTTTTGACAAGGCCGCCTTCACACAGGTCAGGATCACACACTTGGTACCAGGAAGGAGCTAGGGCCTCTGGAGACTCTGTCCTTGGGCATCTGGATCGCTGGCTAAGACTCACAACACAGCAAAAAGGAGCACATCTGAACAACCACGAGATTGACCTCGGCAATGACAACACTGGGAAGAACCAGAAAGACCTTTAAAGGAACCGTAGAGATTCATCTTGGAGCTCCCTCGATCCACAGCCGGATCAGCAGCCCTGCCCTAATTAAATTCATTCTGAAGGCTGTGGCCTAAAACCAATAAAAACCCAACACGGCACCTGAGCTTCAGTTAAATTGCATGGGCCTCCTATGACCCCCTGGCCTCTCAAAGGCATTAACTCTAGCCTAAAAGTAGGACCCTGGGCTGTGCTTTTCATACACGTTGGGGTTGAATTTCTTAATATCATAATACGTATGGGAAAATAATGCCATGAGTTCACAAAGATGACCAATGCCTGCACACAGGCACTGGCCAATGACCTGGGAGGAGCTCAATTTTGAAAACTACTTGTTCCCTGAGGGTAAACAGCAGGCTTCTATTGAGATTAAGTGAGGCTAATAAAGGGATTATTTATTACAAGGCCATAAGACTCGGGGAGCCTCAGGGCGGAATTCTATTTTACCCCACGTAATCTATAACGcccccccaccctaccccacccccccgcGCCCTCCGCCCACCACAAGAAGTAGTCACCTTCCCAAAGACACAACATAGGTCCGCTTCTTTCCTCTTGCTTGCTTCAGGCTCAGCAATGGAAAGTTTTATCCTAATGCACCCACTTCAATCTAAAAAAACACTAGTGAAAAATTCCAAACACCATCATAAATACAAAAGAGAAGACATATTCCAAAAGCCTAAAAAACTACATTATTCTATTAATGGTTATCTGGGTGTGGGGTATTTTTCATAAAGTTCAGGACGGTCACAAGGAGAGGCTGCTAAACAGCTTAGAAATCTGCTGGACTGAACACGCTTGGGATGCTTGGAGAGGCAACTGCCCTCTTTGCACGAACCTAAATGATTTAACCCCAGACACGGAGGGGGCTTCAGATAATTCAAACTCAGGCACAGAGGAGGAGTACAGAAAATGCGCTAGCTCTTAAAGGTAGCTCAGATACAGTCAAAGGGCTTTTTATTGGCCACTTAGATTTTTAACGTGAAAGGTTCTTACACTTATGCTATAGCCAAATGCGTTTTGCCTCAGCTAGGTTCTGTAGACCCTACAAATTCATGGAGAATTGATAATTTTTCAGTCTCTATGCCCAATTTTGGATGTGTCTGGTGCTGGCAGATTTCTCATCCATCGCTAGTGTTGTATGATGTGAAGGAGCGTGCAgacaaacagaagcaaaaattcaAGTACAGCAACCTCTCCAGCAAAGGCAAGAGGTCTTAGCAAGAGCTGTTCTACCCCCACCCTATCCTCTGAGACAAGGGCTAACGCAGAGCCCGGAATAAATGCTATTACCTAGACTCTTATTGCTTACAGGCAACACATCAGAAAGAAAACCTGGAAATCTGCTCTGCAGGTCTGGGGGCTGACCACTGACCGGTTTatcatacgtgtgtgtgtgtgtgtgtgtgtgtgtgtgtgtctgtgtgtgtgtatataaaatatataatatatataatatataatatataacataaccAGATGAGAAGAGGGAACGATTAAAGCTTGGATTTGATGTAACATTACAGATCAAATGCCCCAAACAGCTCTCAACCTGctggtttttgttctttctccatGTGTGAACTGTGTTATGAAAGGAAGTCCACTGCTCAAAATATATTCTTCTACAATACTACAATGCAAACCAACATCACTCAGAACATGAATCTGTACACAGcacatgtaataaatattttttaaaaaactatttacaaCGTTATTTCTCGTGAACATTTAGATGAGAGCAAAGTTTATTTCTTCCTGCAAAGGTTAAAAAAGTTTTGACTGTCTAGTTCAGTGCTAAATTCCCTGGCACCTAGTTACCCTTTCACATTTCATCTTAAAATCAGATTTGCTTACAAATAGCATCTGAAAAAAACATTCTCCAGCATTACTGTTCAAGTGTCTTCCTCATTTGTTTAGAAAAGACAAAGGGAGGCCATAAGTAAATATGCTAATTATGGTTCAAATGGATGACACAAATCCCTGTGTGTCCAGTCCCAAGCTCACCGCAGTCCTGGAGCTGCAGTTCTCAGTCCAGCCAGCCGGGCTGAATGAGAATCGTGACTCAGACAGGGGTGCCCAGGAATGGGGCACAGGTCAGAGGAACATGATGGGAAAGCATCAGTTCCATTACATTTACGGGTGTTGAATTGCAGACCAGGACTCCTGAGAAGTAAAGCTGCACACATCTTAGAGCAGATGGCCTCACTGTGTACCATCAGTTATAGGTGGGCTGGCCCACATCTGCACAGATGCTGAGAGAGGGAGGAGGCAGCGAGCTGAGGTGCTCAGTACTCGGTCAAGGTGCGCGAGGAAACCTGCTTATCTCCCGTGGTTAACGAGAGTGGGAATAGGTGTCTTTCATGAAGGTGAGAAAGACTAAAATACATCTTAATGCTTTCTTTAGGCCACCAGTGGTTTCTCCATATCCCACAGGTATAGGTTTGGATTTCCTTGGGGTTACAACTAAGGCTCATCTCCCTGCACAGGATGTTGAAATCTACAGCTGAATGTACCTACTGTGTATGCAAAGAGTGGGCGGCTAGAGGCAAGCCCCGATGCCATGCCTGGTGCAGCCACACCGATTGTGGGAGACCCACTTTGTTCTGGGATGGGGTGACAGAGGGGATTGTGCTCAGGTTCCCAATCCAGTTGCATCTGCCCCAATACAGTGAGGGCTTCAAGGCTCACCCTTCTGCCTTCACTATGTTGTTTGGGGGCTCAGTAGCCGAGCATTGTAGCTGGGGAGGATGGGTTCTCTAGAAAGAACACTTTTCTGGAAAGCCCttttgacattaatttttttgtttgtttgttaaaataaatactttctaTAGAAGCATTTGAACAGGAAAATACCACTATTTACACAGTGAAATAAATTTCACAGTGgtgtgtataaatatgtattatatatatgtatttgaaatCAGTCACATAGTCTCCTAGAACCTATTAAGAATGCAGAAATCACTGGTGAAACTTATAACCTTAAGCTATAGTGCCTCTAAAACTAATCCCTGtggtataaatatacaaaattatgaAAATCTTGCTTGTATAGCATCTCTTCCACAAACTAGCTCCCAAATTCTACAGATTTAGCTCCAAGACAACATGTGAAGTGTAGATTATAGAAAACGATTTGAGTGAGAAAGTTGGTAAGGTGACTAGCATTTGGACCCAATGGCTAACTACGAGAAGAAAAATAGTtatgaaaagaaatgcttctaaTTCAACATATATATGTTCAGTGAAGCACTTGAAAGGTAGGAGACTTCCCAGAGAAGAGGCCTCCTGGAAGGGGGCTTGGGGCATAAGCAGAAGAGGAGACAGGCAAGGTGCCAAAGATGGGTCCTCAAAATGAGGTGAGTTAGGCCTGACCAGGAGCAGGCTTCACTGGCCAGGCCAGAGAGCTCTGAACTTCGGTCTAAAGCTGCTGGTGGGCTGACAAGGTGCCATCAACATGCTGGTATTTTTAACAGAGCTGAGGATGGGTGATCTGGATTAGAGGTTCAGACAGGTAAAAAGACCAGCCATTTATATTCACAAGTAATGCCCGAAGCTTGGGGAGTGATAAACTTGCAAATATACTGTACATGAATATACTGTATAGTTTCTGGAGGTGAAACTAACATGCTCTCTGGCTGCTGGGAGAGGCACTAATCTAGGCTTTAAGTTCATGAGGAAATCCGTTTGTGTTGAGCACAGCTGTAGGGGAATAGCTCTCCATGAGAGTCAAGTTCACCCTGACTCATAAACATGAAGACAACTGTAGTACTTTTAGTTTAAAAGACTTTGTACTTTTAGCTTTAACTAGTTATCCTAGTAGATCAGATTGAATGTCCACGATTCAACAAATACTCAATCCACAAAgggagatatatttttttctttaatacacgAGCATTAGTCAGGAATAATGTGGAACAGCAGCTGTGTGCTAAGATCGAACAGGCAGAAACCGTGaaatctaaaaggaaagaaacgTTGCAATGCtggactacattaaaaaaaaaaaagtttgtgccTAACTGGCCACACAATTTGATCTTGAATGACATATTGCAAGGGCCagtaaaacttttctttaaagggTCAGGTAGTAAATAGCTTATATTTTAGGCTGTGTGGGCCACATGGGgtctctttactcttttttttttttttttttttaacataacccTTAAAAAAAACAAGGTACAATGCATTCCTGCAATCTCTGGTATATTACAGAACCATGGGCAAGTGGTTCTCTTTTTAATAAGCAATCTACTTCCATGTGGCTTGCCTACTGAGCACCTCATGTTAAATGGAATGGTCCCAGGCAGGTGAGAAAGCCTCTGTGTCACTCTGCTCACTGGTGAGCATAATTGCACACCTGCCCCTCTGAGCACTAACATAAACCAACAGGGCTCTGGGAAAATGATCAGACAAAGGGAAGGTAATGCAAGGAACCGGCCAGCTGTGGCTCAATTCCAAAGGCAGAAGCATGAGCAAGGATGCCTGCAAAGTGACTCAAGTAGTTCCCTGGGTCCCCAGTATAGCATGGCAAGCAGCATCAGAGAGCTCTGGGTTTCTGCCTGAGCATGACAGTAACTTTAAGGGAAGGAGGTCAGACTTTCGTGTCTTCCAATCCGTCCACTGTAGAATATACAGCAGTTTGTTCTGACATTTCAAGGGATGAACTATATTGAAGCCTGTCTCAAAATTCTTCCCATAATTCTGCTTGTATTAAATAcaatcatctttttattttctctttctccctgaaAAGGACTTGGGAGCAAGCCTGGGGTAGCGTATTTACTGCTGGGATGTGAGGATTGCTTGCTGATGCCTTACATAGACATGATTTCATACTCAGAAAAATTTCCAATATTTCAGTGGATACCGAGCCATAAGAAGATACAAATTCATAGTTAAGAATtcaaaatgggggcttccctggtggcgccgtggttgagagtccgcctgccaatgcaggcgacacgggttcgtgccctggtctgggaagatcccacatgccacggagcagctgggcctgtgagccatggccgctgagcctgtgctccgcaacgggagagaccacaactgtgagaggcccgcgtactgcaaaaaaacaaaaacaaaaacaaaaacaaaacaattcaaaATGATAATTATCTGTTTCAAAACAAACGGAACAGTCACTGTTTTAGAGCCACTGAGAAACAGATCCTTGagttttgggggagggggaagacaaAATCTTGGCAGTTGACAGGATTTAATCTAATCATCCATAACTTCTCAGTCACACTCAGGTTATAATAGGCTCCAATTTTCTATTAGTCTTTCTAAAGCACTTCAAGCCTCTATCTTTCAGTTGTTGGCGTgcctttaataaaattattattattattattattattattattattattttgcagtacgcgggcctctcactgttgtggcctctcctgctgcacagcacaggctccggatgcgcaggctcagcggccatggctcacgggcccagccgctccgtggcatgtgggatctccccagaccagggcacgaacctgtgtcccctgcatcggctggtggactctcaaccactgtgccaccagggaagcccctaataaaattattttgaaagaagaGTAGGTGACTGAAAAAAGTATCAGTgccaatacattttttattttcctagaaGCTGGccaaaaatattacataataaacAATGTCTTGGGTTTATGATTGGACTTTGTTTCCTCTGTGAAAAGGCTTTTCCATATCTAAATGTAAGGTTCAGAAAACTGAACATCCACCTAAAGTTGTCTCAactaattttgaaagaaaaaatttggcTTACTTTAGTAATAAACAAGAAATGAAGCCAGAGTCAGGTCTATGATAAAAACTGAATGAAAGGAGAGGCCCAGGCCACATCATGTTAGAACTCTGAATTCCTAGTTGCTCATGGATTCTGACTCTAGAGGTTAAGGTGGCCTCGATTTGGCCACTGTGATGGGTGATTCTAACAGGATGTGAGGCTAAGGTAGCTCAAGTTTCAGGAGATGGTATCTGATGTGCTGTGGCaatataatgtgtcttttttgtagcaagaaaaaataaaggcatgtaaaaagaacaaaattgaggtaagatgaggaaggaggagaaaagaagacaggagaaaaggcagaagaaaggagaagataaaccagggaagctttttttttttcccgaaaaaagattcttttctcaAGcatgggtcagcaaactttttcttaaaggtccagggagtaaatattttaggcttttgtggGTCATGTGGTCTCTGTTGCAGATGCCCAACTCTGCtggaaagcagccagagacaatacataaacaaatgggagtggCTATGTTCcaaaaaacttttatttacaaaagaatGACCAGCCCACAGTTTGCAGACCTGTGAAAGATCATCTGTTGGCCAAATGAGACCCTGCATGGGCTGACCTAAAACCAAAAGGAGTGGGTGTGGCAACTTGGGCCAGCACCCTGGGAAACTCCAGCCTAGTCCCAGGGGGCAGTGACAAGACGCCAGACTCACTGAGGGTGACACTACAGCATCTCCAGCTTGCCTCACATAGCCTGTTGCCCTTTCCTACTTGGCTCTTAGGTCCACTGATTGATCAACAGGCAAATTGCCCACAGATGATGGTGACAGTTTCAGTCATCACTACAGAATTCATCACAAGGGAGAAAAGAGTCCAAACTTCAATTCAAAATGACCGTCTTGAAGTGATGTTTTACTGAGGACCTATCTGAACAGTGAGAAATTCACCTGCACAGTATGTGATGCGTAGAGGATCCTATTAAAAGCACCACCTTTGTGAAAGGATGACTAACGCCTATCTATACTATGCAGGAACAATGATGCACGAAACCCACAGcctaagattatttttaaaataaggcttGTGTAGAAGTCTAATGAAGTACAGACACAACAGAATTGGCCTCCCTAAGGGAGCTAAGGGACTAGCAACCGCAGGTTAACAGACATTAATAACATTTGTATATAAGAAGCCTCAAGAGCAGAACAAAGGTTCATGGCCTTCCCGCTGTGCTGCAAGATTGCTACACGGCTGAGGAAGTGCTAGGGGTGAGGCTCTGGACCCCAACTGAGGGTATAGTCTCCATGCAGTCCTCCCAAACCCAGGGAGCCTCAGGGGATAGAAAATGGGAGATAGAAATGGGTCTCCTGAAGAGGGCCTACCTCTGGGGAGCTATGGTAGAGCTTCAGTGATTGCGTCCCAGGTGTCTTCCAGctcctccagaagctcagagGAAATACCAATGTTCTCTGGTCATCAACATCAGCTCCAACAGTCACTTCACTGAGTACAGGCCCAGGAGGAGAATTCCTTTCAAATCTGGGATCCAGAAGGTGGGACAGACTGCCTTTGCATCGAGTGGCAAGCCACACTGTGACAATGGCTACAGGAAGGAGGTCTTTGCAAGAGAGGGAAAACAAGGGGAGACTTGAGACAAAACCAAGGCTTGGAGGTGTCTGGGAGACAGGTTTGCCAGCATCTGTTGTAAGTGTGAAAGGGCTTCCAGAATCAGCCCTcaagtttgctttatttctttcttctattagTAAAGTTAACTGAATCAGCAAAAATGAGattcaacaaatataaaaataatcctaAACTTTTAAGTGTCTTAATTATGTAGAATCCCAGTCTACTTAACTGTGGTCTACTACAAAGTGTAAGTTGATTTTAAAGATGATCCATTGCATTGTTaggtgtataaaataaatacataaacattgATACCTTATCTCCAATGCTGCCTAGAATGGGAGAGAAGGCTATTATCTTGaagtaagcttttaaaaatgaaaaagaacttaGAAAAGTAATGGAATGAATTATAAACCGGCAACTGGAAAAGTACCACCCACTTACAGCCTCACATCCCTAACCTAATTCAAGCACCCTTACAAGGTAGTCTATATGCAGCTAAGGGGGCACTTTGAACGTATGTACAGGGATCAGCACACCTGACCTGGGCAAACCTCGACCGTTTAAGTCACCGCAAAAACAATATCCAGTGACGACtatatgaaaagatttttaaaaactttaaaaccaCTTTTATAGACTAAATGAACCTACTTAAAACAGGTTAATGCTTCTGTGCAACTTAATGCTGAGAAAGGTTGCCAACATACACACTCAGCAGTTTCATTAATATAGGTAGCTCCTGAATGGCCAAAGtcaaagatattaaaaagaaaaaaaaaaaaagactcatgggATAGAGGAGacactaggaaaaaaaatcaaggcttCATGGAAGATAGTAAACTTCACTATCTATAAAATTCAACACAATTTTCAATTTCCCATGAATCAAATGCTTTTCTCCAGTCCTATCCAATCAGAAGTTTTCATTATATACAGCAAAACTTTAACAGAATGGGTAGAAAACCTGTTTTATGATTTGAATGAACTAATGCATGAATAAAGGTACATCTGGGTTAATCCAAACAGATCTGAAGCAATATgaatggaaacatttttaataaaaaggagaGAGTAGCAGCTATCCATACAAGCCTATTCTGGGGAGAGAGCGTGTTAGAGAAGCTGGCTGAGGCTTCAGCAACCAAGCCTTACTGGTAGAGTGGCCCAATGGAGATGTCGAGTACACACTATGTTATAATGGAGCAATGTTATAGGCACCAAGGTAAAGCCAATGTACCCATCTTAAGCCTCAAACAACATCAGTTACAAATATTGCAGCTTGCACTTTTGAGTCATGAAACAGAGCCTGACATGACAGAGGCCAGTGTAACACTGCAAGTATTAACTGCTAGTATGGTGCTAACCAATCAGAAAGGGCACCTACTACTCTAACCATGTACATTTCACATTGGAATACCAGCTGAACATTAGCTCCTGGTACAGGGGTGTGTATGGGCACACTATGAGATGTTGGTGCTACTTTCTCCAACTGCAAggttgctctgatctttatacaATTCTGTGTTGTTTACACCTCTCTGAGTCTGGTGCCATAGTGATTTAGGGGATACTCATGGAGACCCTAGGCTACATTTAAGTCATCTGGCATATGCTAATTACTCAGCTCATGAACACCCTATCACACTGCATGGAGAAGAAAGAATTTTACTGTAAAACTGGGATTGGGAGACATTTGTGGCTTATAACCACATGCAAATGCacccaaacatacacacacatgtctTAAACTTTTCTATTACTGAAAATAACATTTTGGCTTTCTTTGACTATGGAAGTACTCAGGGCAAGGAAAAAATCAGAACGGTCACTCTTATCCTAATTGTCAAATTACGGCTATAAGACGGAAAAAAGATcctagttttttggggttttttttcccccaaatagggTGAAAACCTCATTAGTGTGCTAGCAATCCTGCAAGGCCAAAAATGAAAAGGATGATAAGAATCAGTAATGCAAATAATTTGGGGGATGCGAATAACTTTTAGAGCCCATAAATCAATATTAACACCTTGTGACACACCTCTTGTCCCATGGGCACATAATTTAGAATACATTTCTTCAAATGACAAAAGATCAGAGATGAGTGACCAACaatgaatatgaatttttaaaacggggaaacagaaatattaatcttttataataattataaattcccTCTGCATTCTCCACATACCATAAAAATGATTTGGTTTAGCTTTCAAATATCATTTAAACAAACAAGACAGAGGGAAGTTCACTGCTGGGGTTTGCAACGAGGAGCATCTGTTCATGTACAGATACTGCAGGGTGGCTGCTGAAAAGCTACTTTTATGTGCATGATGGTGGTCTTCTCGGCTACAGTACAAGTGCTTGTGCATCAAGTATAAAATACAAGCCTTTAATCACATAGATCAGCTTTTTAgcttttgtaaatttaaaaacaaaaaggataaataaggcactgtacttttaaaactaaaactgcTTGGTTCCAAGTTTAAAACCCAAGGAACAACCagaatataatatataacttCCCTTACTCAGCCTCAGAGAAAGACTCTGCAAGTTCCCTTCTCCATCTGAGACGCAATTTCTGACATCTTAAATTGTGGTGTTCTCCATTAACTGCAGATTTGAAAGGCTTGATAAGCTTATAAAAGCAGATTTAGTTAATGCAAAATAAAGGGTTACTTCTATAGAACAGTTTTAACTCTTGAATACTGCCCTTCCAATCACTTTGTATCCATCCGCCTCCGTTTGCTGTGGGAAGAGTCCAGCTTTGCCTTCAGCTTTCGCTTTCTCTGGGCTGCACTGTTCTCTGGGGTTTTCGTCGAGGGTCTGGCCCGAGTCTTTCCACTGCTCTGCTTCCTATTTGCGGCTTTCTGTGGCCTTGAAGAGGACTCACCTGCCCCTTTTTGCTTTGCAGGTTTTGTCACCATCTCCGAGGGGGAGGGCTGGGTAGGTCTTTTGtttgtattctctttttctttcctggagggagggcagctcttCCCAGGTGACTTTTTAGGGATCttcactttcttctctttcaaagtCGTCTTTTTGGGCAGTTGGCTGATTCTGTCCCTTGCAGCTGGCTTCTTGGCTGCGGGGGTTCTGGTGGATCCATCAACGTGCTTTTCTTTGCTGGCCTTCATCGCAGCTCCCCTGTCCTTCCTGTCCTGAGTGCTGCCGCTTTCTGTCCTCTTGCGTTTATTCTGAACTTCTGCTTTCGGCGAGGTTTCAGACAtctgcttccctttccttcccttcattcCATCGGTACTCTTGGGCTTAACAGGAAACCCATCTGCACCAACTTGCAGGGCAAGCTTGGGGGACATCAGAGGGTTGATGCATACACTCTTACAACTCTGTTTACTTTCCACAGCCGGACCAAATGGGCTTTCCACTTTCTCGCTCTTGATCAAACGCTGCTGGGCTCTGAGCTTTCCTCGAATGTTGGAATATTTTCTAAGGATCCGGGTACTGGCAGGGGTAGGTGAGTTTGTGGGAGGATGGCTATTTCTACCTTCCTTGACCTCCTCTATGCTGTCTTCAGGATTGGGGCTGAGGATAACGTCACTGTCATCCTCTGGCTCCACTTGGTCAGGATCCTCTCGAAATTTAGCCCAgagcttctgtgttttccaattGTTCCTAGCAGGAGTAGCTCCGGGAAATTTCTTCAAGTGTTTTTTCAAGCGTTCAGCCTGCAGTGAACTGGGGTACAGGCTGGAAGGAGAGTACTTCTGAAGAGGATGCTTGACAGGTGGGATGTCTCCTGGAAGACGAGTATTGAGCTTCTTCACAATTACCAGAGACCGGGTTTCAGTTGTCTCTAAGAACCACTTGCAAACATTAGATAATTTAAAGTTTGTCATAAACAGCATCTGAACAGGAGAAAACTTTTGAACCTCCAGTGAACCCCGACATTTCCGTGaccttttcttgcttttccaaATTTCCTTCAGCTTATCTGACTTATTCCTTGCTCTTGGTGTTGGCTGGGCTTCTTTCTCCAGCTGGATCCAGCCCTTCTGAACCTTCATGTACTGGGCATTGAAGTTGGCGATGAGTTCTTGGTTCTCCTCCTCAGCACACCATTCTACAAACTTCGGCTGGTCGTCTACCATTGTGTCCACATCATCCTCGCCTAAGGGATCTCCACTCTCTgaagtttcattttcctttgggGTTGTGTTTCCTTGTGCTGCTTCCTTTTCGGAAGTCACTTTTATAGTATCCAAGGAGTCCAGAGAATGAGCATGTCTTAGGTTGTAGGTTGAGGAGGTCAGTCTTGTAAGCCTTGGGACCCATTTTGGGGGCCCAGCAGCGTCATCACTTCTACTACTTGACAATCCAGTTGCGCTAGATAGCACGTCACTATCATCATCTTTATGCGGGCTGTCTGCACTATCTACATCATTTACAACCTCTTCCGTCTCTTGTGCAGGAATAGGTCCTGGCTTCTCTTTTGATTGTTCTGGGAACGTACAAGGAATGCTTTTAGAGGGGTCTTGAGTACCGTTCTCACCTAATTTAGACTGAACATAGATTTCCAGTTTCTCTCCAGGCAGGGTCTGGACAACTGTGGCTAAGGGATCACTGCCGGGGAAAATACCTTCTTCTTCCCTCTTGACTTCTTTTGCtagcatgtttttaaaagtctgccTGGTGATCATTCCACCTCCTTCGCCCTCCGGCTCAGCATCTTTCTCAGAGGGGATTTCATTGACATTTGGGTTTTCAGTGTCCTCCAGAGCTTTTGTATGGAAACCTTCAGTCAGGAAGCTCTCAGGGGCTGTCCCACCAGGATACCCTTCTTTTTTAGAACGTTTTGCACCAGGATTTTTAGAAACCTTGGTCTCAGCACAAGCAGAGGAAGAATCTGAACTTTGATTTCTTAGGCACCTATCAGCAGAGGAAGAATCTGAAAGTTGACTCCTTAGGCACCTATCAGAGGCTTCGGggaattttttaccttttttcttcttgtcCAAATTCTCTTCAGGTGAGTCAATGTTTTGATCACACACATCTTTTTCTGTAGGATGTTTTACATCACCATCCTCTCCCTCGAATTTTCCTGTACCACCtggtgcctcactttcctcaatTT includes the following:
- the LCOR gene encoding ligand-dependent corepressor isoform X6; amino-acid sequence: MRLITSRLMKRILTCFSTSPIPLSYSPWVSDPNIPLVAREIMQRMIQQFAAEYTSKNSSTQDPSQPNSTKNQSLLKASPVTTSPTAATTQNPVLSKLLMADQDSPLDLTVRKSQSEPSEQDGVLDLSTKKSPCAGSTSLSHSPGCSSTQGNGENSAEAIAVDSNNQSKSPLEKFMVKLCTHHQKQFIRVLNDLYTESQPGIEDLRPSDSGTMDGSTCNAGCAQLGTKHKEKDAMCLNLKSSTSVELFIDSSGSHSPQHLTEQALKEPPPETNSVDGRENTLTVVQKDSSELPTTKPNSMDSSTLGYLTASNSSSVNFHHISKSLEGQTTGQEQDTDVKICKDGKDHVQSSALVENLIAVKVATENSEESNSCIVSQRNSFKALSEEAWDSGFMGNSPRTADKENALQCSSKTPLRQDLEASEQDSRPKQENHLHSLGRNKMGYHLQPSDKSQFDHSKDGWLAPSPMPPVHKASNGHSRTKMLSTSIKTARKSKRASGLRINDYDNQCDVVYISQPITECHFENQRSILSSRKTARKSTRGYFFNGDCCELPTVRTLARSLHSQEKASCSTLASEAVVTPKQTLIISSPQPTTDVQHPREDNPEEPSKEITSLKEGDRDASSEKESQEPEVCPVTNNTNPSSSSRSKETAASNPVWPLPAHLPEEDLPEGSSAVSAPTGSGISSPGRDQQPVELLDTKEMSVPQDCPLLPSTESLSEGGSEDVVPRPCSPPETVSREEGPLCSENQSPPVGLEPPTSLGKAEEDQSISTEAETEDTQELATDPLLKESSTLTNENPSEIEESEAPGGTGKFEGEDGDVKHPTEKDVCDQNIDSPEENLDKKKKGKKFPEASDRCLRSQLSDSSSADRCLRNQSSDSSSACAETKVSKNPGAKRSKKEGYPGGTAPESFLTEGFHTKALEDTENPNVNEIPSEKDAEPEGEGGGMITRQTFKNMLAKEVKREEEGIFPGSDPLATVVQTLPGEKLEIYVQSKLGENGTQDPSKSIPCTFPEQSKEKPGPIPAQETEEVVNDVDSADSPHKDDDSDVLSSATGLSSSRSDDAAGPPKWVPRLTRLTSSTYNLRHAHSLDSLDTIKVTSEKEAAQGNTTPKENETSESGDPLGEDDVDTMVDDQPKFVEWCAEEENQELIANFNAQYMKVQKGWIQLEKEAQPTPRARNKSDKLKEIWKSKKRSRKCRGSLEVQKFSPVQMLFMTNFKLSNVCKWFLETTETRSLVIVKKLNTRLPGDIPPVKHPLQKYSPSSLYPSSLQAERLKKHLKKFPGATPARNNWKTQKLWAKFREDPDQVEPEDDSDVILSPNPEDSIEEVKEGRNSHPPTNSPTPASTRILRKYSNIRGKLRAQQRLIKSEKVESPFGPAVESKQSCKSVCINPLMSPKLALQVGADGFPVKPKSTDGMKGRKGKQMSETSPKAEVQNKRKRTESGSTQDRKDRGAAMKASKEKHVDGSTRTPAAKKPAARDRISQLPKKTTLKEKKVKIPKKSPGKSCPPSRKEKENTNKRPTQPSPSEMVTKPAKQKGAGESSSRPQKAANRKQSSGKTRARPSTKTPENSAAQRKRKLKAKLDSSHSKRRRMDTK